Proteins from a single region of Thermococcus sp. EP1:
- a CDS encoding alanyl-tRNA editing protein codes for MTKKLYYEDSYLKEATAKVLQIKDNALLLDQTIFYPTGGGQPHDTGNINDVKVLDVYKDEEGNIWHVVEEPSKFNLGDEVELKLDWERRYKLMRIHTALHLLDHVFNEVLGKENWQIHGSGMNPEKGRYDVRYPENINQYKEKIIELFNRYVDEGGEVKTWWEGEKRLTQIRDFEILPCGGTHVKDIKEIGHLKKLKRSSIGKGVQRVEIWLE; via the coding sequence GTGACAAAGAAGCTTTATTATGAAGATTCCTATCTGAAAGAAGCCACTGCAAAGGTTCTCCAGATAAAAGACAATGCACTTCTTTTGGACCAGACAATCTTTTATCCAACAGGGGGTGGACAGCCCCACGATACAGGAAATATAAATGATGTGAAAGTTCTAGACGTGTATAAAGATGAAGAAGGTAACATCTGGCATGTAGTCGAAGAACCAAGTAAATTCAATTTAGGAGATGAAGTAGAGCTCAAACTTGATTGGGAAAGAAGGTACAAGCTAATGAGAATCCATACAGCATTGCATCTTCTTGATCATGTTTTCAATGAGGTCCTTGGGAAAGAGAACTGGCAAATACATGGTAGTGGAATGAACCCTGAAAAGGGCCGTTATGACGTAAGATATCCAGAAAACATCAACCAGTACAAAGAAAAAATAATCGAACTATTTAATCGCTATGTAGATGAAGGTGGAGAAGTGAAAACTTGGTGGGAAGGAGAGAAGAGACTAACCCAAATAAGAGACTTTGAGATCCTCCCCTGTGGGGGGACTCATGTAAAAGACATTAAGGAGATCGGCCACCTAAAGAAGCTCAAACGTTCCAGCATAGGCAAAGGCGTTCAAAGAGTAGAGATTTGGCTCGAATGA
- a CDS encoding ABC transporter substrate-binding protein, with translation MKKRIGFVMLFILIVSVIAAGCIGGETTPSTTTQPTETESPTESPTQTTSPTSSPTPTGPITLVVLTRHDVTIQVMAKKMFLQSDIAKQYNIKDVKFIKAPESLWPTYIEKGADVGWGGGPTLFDDLFKNNYLAPIEDQKILGLVGNQIQETLAGMPMIRKGDDGKIYWIAAALSSFGFTVNHDVLKRWNLPVPQKWEEIASETFAMDPPQMGIADPTRSTSNTRIYQIILQAFGWDEGWKILRLIAANSKIYDASDAVREAVIAGDIAVGNTIDFYGYTAMKLNPSCEYIIPKGQSIINGDPIALLANSQNKEAAQAFIYWVLTEGQKIWLDEKINRLPVNPDVFNTPEGQKRPDLKRAYESALKTQGIEFDDNAALATVTSMQLYFKATLVDANQELHRAWVALVKAYKEGKISEEKYNELKARLLEPIEFKDPDTGQMVTLTEEYAEKINDRLAKDSSFRDTLMQEWREAARQKYQSVLSEVQG, from the coding sequence GTGAAAAAGAGGATTGGTTTTGTGATGCTTTTTATTTTAATCGTAAGCGTAATAGCTGCTGGATGTATTGGTGGCGAGACTACACCCTCAACCACGACCCAACCTACTGAGACAGAATCCCCCACAGAATCTCCTACTCAAACCACCTCCCCAACTTCTTCTCCAACACCTACTGGTCCAATAACTCTAGTTGTCCTTACGAGACATGATGTTACTATTCAAGTGATGGCAAAGAAAATGTTTCTCCAAAGCGACATAGCTAAGCAATACAACATTAAAGATGTAAAGTTCATAAAAGCTCCAGAGTCCTTATGGCCTACATATATAGAAAAAGGAGCCGACGTCGGATGGGGTGGAGGCCCAACACTCTTTGATGATCTCTTCAAGAATAATTATTTAGCTCCCATCGAGGACCAAAAGATTTTAGGGCTTGTTGGAAATCAGATCCAAGAAACACTCGCTGGAATGCCAATGATCAGGAAAGGAGACGATGGAAAAATCTACTGGATAGCCGCTGCATTGTCATCCTTTGGATTCACTGTAAACCATGATGTCCTCAAGAGGTGGAACCTCCCAGTTCCTCAAAAGTGGGAGGAAATTGCAAGTGAGACTTTTGCAATGGATCCACCCCAAATGGGAATAGCAGATCCAACAAGAAGCACTTCAAACACAAGAATTTATCAAATAATTCTCCAAGCATTTGGTTGGGACGAAGGATGGAAGATTCTTAGACTCATTGCTGCAAATTCAAAGATCTACGACGCAAGTGATGCTGTTAGAGAGGCTGTAATAGCGGGAGACATAGCCGTTGGAAACACCATTGATTTCTATGGATACACTGCAATGAAGCTCAATCCATCTTGTGAATATATTATTCCAAAAGGACAAAGCATAATAAATGGAGACCCAATAGCCCTTCTCGCAAACTCCCAAAACAAAGAAGCTGCTCAAGCATTTATTTATTGGGTTCTTACTGAAGGGCAAAAGATATGGCTTGATGAAAAAATAAACAGACTTCCAGTTAATCCAGATGTATTTAACACACCTGAGGGGCAAAAGAGACCTGATCTGAAAAGAGCATATGAAAGTGCACTTAAGACCCAAGGTATTGAGTTTGATGATAACGCGGCCTTAGCCACTGTAACTTCAATGCAACTTTACTTCAAAGCAACCCTCGTAGATGCAAACCAAGAGCTTCACAGAGCCTGGGTGGCTCTTGTAAAAGCTTACAAAGAAGGAAAAATAAGCGAAGAGAAATACAATGAACTCAAGGCAAGACTTTTAGAGCCCATAGAGTTCAAAGATCCCGATACAGGGCAAATGGTAACTCTAACTGAGGAATATGCAGAAAAGATAAATGACAGACTTGCAAAAGACTCATCCTTTAGGGACACTCTAATGCAAGAGTGGAGAGAGGCCGCAAGACAAAAATACCAAAGCGTTCTTTCGGAGGTGCAAGGATGA
- a CDS encoding tyrosine--tRNA ligase — MDIEKKIELITRKPTEEILTVNNLKHLLEIGMPLQHYIGFEISGYIHLGTGLMAGAKIADFQKAGIKTRIFLADWHSWINDKLGGDLEVIQKVALSYFKEGMKQSIKVMGGDPDKVEFVLASEILEKGDYWRTVIDISKNVTLARMMRSITIMGRQMGEAIDFAKLIYPAMQVADIFYQGVNIAHAGMDQRKAHVIAIEVAEKLKYHPLKWNEKKVKPVAVHHHLLLGLQEPPKWPIESEEEFKEIKAAMKMSKSKPYSAVFIHDTPEEIKQKLRKAFCPAKEVNYNPVLDWAEHIIFREEPTEFTIHRPAKFGGDVTYTTFEELKRDFAEGNLHPLDLKNAVAEYLIELLEPVREYFEKHPEPLELMREIKITR; from the coding sequence ATGGATATTGAAAAAAAGATAGAGCTTATTACAAGAAAACCTACCGAAGAAATTCTGACCGTGAATAATTTGAAGCATCTTCTAGAAATAGGGATGCCTTTACAACATTACATAGGTTTTGAGATAAGTGGTTACATTCATCTTGGAACTGGATTAATGGCGGGAGCAAAGATAGCAGACTTTCAGAAAGCGGGAATTAAAACAAGAATTTTTTTGGCAGACTGGCACTCTTGGATAAATGATAAGCTTGGTGGAGATTTAGAGGTTATTCAAAAAGTTGCGCTAAGTTATTTCAAAGAGGGAATGAAACAGAGCATTAAAGTAATGGGTGGAGATCCAGACAAAGTCGAATTTGTTCTAGCAAGCGAGATTTTAGAGAAGGGAGATTACTGGAGAACAGTGATAGATATCTCAAAGAATGTTACACTGGCGAGAATGATGCGCTCAATAACCATTATGGGAAGACAAATGGGAGAAGCAATTGATTTTGCAAAGCTCATCTATCCAGCCATGCAAGTAGCAGATATATTCTACCAGGGAGTTAACATTGCTCATGCTGGAATGGATCAAAGAAAGGCCCATGTTATTGCCATTGAGGTGGCAGAGAAATTAAAATACCACCCACTCAAGTGGAATGAGAAAAAAGTTAAGCCAGTTGCTGTTCATCATCACCTTTTACTGGGTCTTCAAGAACCTCCAAAGTGGCCGATTGAGAGTGAGGAGGAGTTCAAGGAGATTAAAGCGGCAATGAAAATGAGCAAAAGCAAGCCATATTCAGCAGTATTTATCCATGACACTCCAGAGGAGATAAAGCAAAAACTTAGAAAGGCCTTCTGTCCAGCTAAGGAGGTCAACTACAACCCAGTGTTAGATTGGGCCGAACACATAATCTTTAGAGAGGAACCCACTGAGTTTACAATCCACAGACCAGCTAAATTTGGAGGAGATGTGACCTACACAACCTTTGAAGAGCTTAAAAGGGACTTTGCAGAAGGAAACCTCCATCCACTTGATCTAAAGAATGCAGTTGCAGAATACCTGATAGAACTTCTTGAACCCGTTAGGGAATACTTCGAAAAGCACCCAGAGCCTTTAGAGCTTATGAGAGAGATAAAGATTACAAGATGA
- a CDS encoding CGP-CTERM sorting domain-containing protein has product MRKLSILISVFVLFGLFGMAFASATTVAVDLAHGENEKYLAEDVLEYGTNRTLAHGIVKTITDVEWAYFGDPLAADTLGIKHLGEKITADALANVDMLILGQPTSPFQPDEIQAIAEWFKQGGKVLWVAADSDYGSGPQAQDIANAILEQLGVGHLRIDLASIEDPTSNAGASYRVVGLVQPDDGTPDKDMITRNFQYDGKVLYHGPAVVGWVDDNGNWQQLIDGNIPENVYRIVKTSSDGTIVENNDPPAYAYSAGDIGVFTLLAAEIIKFENGKQSVLIVSGESPYGDYTPTWEAKYHGVDLDGPAFVTNMVHWALKQASKETITVTVTETVTKTETKTETVTETTTETVTETAQGGVCGPAALVGLILIPLLLKRRR; this is encoded by the coding sequence ATGAGAAAGCTTTCAATACTAATTTCGGTTTTTGTATTGTTTGGTCTTTTTGGCATGGCTTTTGCTAGTGCAACAACAGTCGCAGTCGATTTAGCCCATGGAGAAAACGAAAAATATCTTGCAGAAGACGTGCTAGAATATGGGACCAATAGGACCCTTGCACACGGAATCGTTAAGACCATTACAGATGTCGAGTGGGCCTATTTTGGAGATCCCCTAGCAGCAGATACTCTTGGAATAAAGCACCTTGGGGAGAAAATAACCGCTGATGCTCTTGCAAACGTTGATATGCTCATTCTTGGTCAGCCCACAAGCCCATTCCAACCAGATGAGATCCAAGCAATAGCGGAATGGTTCAAACAAGGTGGAAAAGTTTTGTGGGTTGCCGCAGATAGCGACTATGGTAGCGGTCCCCAAGCCCAAGATATTGCAAATGCTATTCTTGAACAATTGGGTGTTGGACATCTAAGGATTGACTTAGCTTCAATTGAAGACCCAACAAGCAACGCTGGAGCCTCTTACAGAGTTGTGGGTCTTGTCCAACCAGATGATGGAACCCCTGACAAAGACATGATAACCAGAAACTTCCAATATGATGGAAAAGTTCTCTACCACGGACCAGCCGTTGTTGGTTGGGTTGACGACAATGGAAACTGGCAACAGCTTATAGATGGAAACATCCCAGAAAACGTCTACAGAATTGTTAAAACTTCTTCAGACGGAACCATTGTAGAAAATAACGATCCACCAGCTTATGCATACAGCGCTGGAGATATCGGCGTATTCACTCTCCTAGCAGCAGAGATAATCAAATTCGAGAATGGAAAGCAAAGTGTTCTCATCGTGAGCGGTGAGAGCCCATATGGTGATTACACTCCAACTTGGGAGGCAAAATATCATGGTGTCGACCTAGACGGACCAGCTTTTGTAACAAACATGGTGCACTGGGCGTTAAAACAAGCATCAAAAGAGACTATTACAGTTACAGTTACTGAAACAGTTACCAAAACTGAGACCAAAACTGAGACAGTTACAGAAACAACAACCGAAACTGTTACAGAGACTGCCCAAGGAGGAGTCTGTGGTCCAGCAGCCCTAGTAGGTTTGATTCTAATCCCATTACTACTCAAGAGAAGAAGATGA